From the Drosophila sechellia strain sech25 chromosome X, ASM438219v1, whole genome shotgun sequence genome, the window TTTGTTTCGTTTAAAGTTAAACTTGTTACATAGTTGCGTTCATTTGTTTACAGCTCTTCCCCTCTCGTTTACCTATATCTATGTATATGCTCCTCTTGCTGGTTGCTTTCATTTAGTTTATGCTCCTTCTATTAGTTTAGGCTTTTTCTCATTTCCTTTCCTCGcctgctctttctctttcctTCTTTACATGCTCCTTTCATtctttgtttatgttttattggGCAACTAGCAACGAACGCTTATTTACACTTGGACAAAAGCGAGTTCACTTCTACTTCTGCCTGCGATTAAACAATTATCGATTAAGAATATTATGTAGTATAGAAGAATAATTATGTAGTTGAGCCTAAGCCTAAATTGAAGTTACTTTAGTTCAAGCAATGAGTCGCTGGACTCCTTGCGAAAGCTGATACTCTGGTCAGGATTGTTCGGCGGACGAAGCGGAAACGGAGACGAGAGAGTAAAAGGAAAGGAAGAGCGGTAAAACGAAGTAAGAAGAGGGGGAGCAAGCTTGCGCGGCATGGCGTGGCCAGTGGATCTGATCTCCAAACACTGCCGTCGGCGTCGGGGACTAATAAATACCTAAATATTACTTAGCTGTTATAGACTACAAacaatttatatgtataaaagtaaaaagtgtAAGTTCCGCgcttgtatgtgtgtgtggtgtcTATGAATCGTTTCCAATGATTGGGCTCTTTGTTTTCGAATTTTGAAGAACAATAAACACATGTGGCAATGATCCCTTGCCCGCTATCCATCGCACTTTCAACATTGGTTCCTTTAATCCCGCTCGGCACGCAAACTTGCTCCGCTCCGCCATCATCCAGTTTAGAGCGTGTGTTCTCCTCATCCTCATTCGTATCCCCGCCTTAGTTGTATATCTTGATGGCCTTCTCGGAGAAGTTAAGCGAGCTGCGCTTGCGCGACTTATTGATGTGATCCAAGCCAAAGAAGGGCAACTGGCCGCTGGTCCACGAGCGATACACCTCCAGATCAACGGGCGTATTGTCGTTCACATCCACACTGTGGCCCATGGAGATCACACAGAATTTGTAGTTTTCCCACTCCTTGTCCTGCACATTCAGACGACGCTGGATGCGCTGCTTGACCGCACCGTACGGCTCGCCGTGGCGCGCCTTGGTTAGGAAGGGTATGCCGAATGAGTTGTACAGCTCCTTGCTGAAATGGGCCACTGGGATGAGGAACTCGTTCTCCGCCAATTGCATTTCCTCCGCCGGCACCTCCTCGATGCGAAAAGTCTTTTGAGCGCCCTGTGTGGTCGTTATGGACTCGTTGGACTTTAGCAGCGTATCCAGCGGTATATCGTCCTTGCATACCGCCACAATCTTATGATTGCTAATCTTCATCAGGCGCAACTTGCGACGGCTGTTCTCCGCAAACGAGATTTTCTTGGCCGCCTCCTCCAGCAGTCCCTTAACCGTATCGTTCTTGTTGGGGTACAGGACCAGCTCCTTCTCGTCCTTGAGGTCGCTGCTCACCCAGACGCACTTGAACTGCTTCTTGTTGTCCAGCTCGTGAATGCTGAGCGACAGTCGTTGATAGAAGATACGCTTCGTTGAGCTCTGTTTGGTGTAAGAAACCAGATCCTTGATTGTGCCCTTCAATAAATAGTAAACTTTAATGGAAAAGGCATTAATTGCATATCTATATTTACCTTAAATGTGTAGGGCACGGCATTGCCCGCCGTCTCCTTGTAGTTGTTGATGCACATGAAGAACTGCAGCTTCTGTGGATCGGTGTTCAAGCGCTCGGCCACCGCATTGGCCAGCTGATCGTAGTTATAGCGATTGGACAGCTCCAGCGTAAAGTCCGGCTCATTGGGATTGCATTTGTCGCTGAAGATGATCTCAATGCGATAGACCAGATCCAGGAAGTAATCCCCAACCGTGGGCAGGTCGAGTTTGGCGTCAACGTTTTCGCGCTCGAAGATTAGGATGTGACCTTGCAGATGATCCTGCGGTATGAACAGCGCACTCTCGATCGGCTCGTTCAGATTGACCAGCTTCTTGTCGGCGTACTCATCGTAGATGGTCAGCTCGGTGTCCGGATCGAAACCCAATTTGCTATTCACATCCGGCACCAGATCAATGAGACGGCGGGTGTGCGGCTGCTGGGTACATCCAATGTAATTGAGACGCTTGTTGCGCGGATCATAGTACTTGATGAACAGCAGGGCTTCGGTCTTGGGATTAAAGGGCGGCAGGGGACCAGGTACATCCGTCCAGGCCAGCTGCAGCCAGATGACCCACGGTTTCTGTGACGTTGATATCTGCTCGATGGTGCGCGATCCCTCCGCCACGAAATCGAAATGCAAGAACTTTTGCGTCTGGGCGGTGCACAAGTTCCACATGCGCATGCGTTGGCGCGACACACCGAAACCCCTAACGAACATGTCCACCAGCTCGTCGACAGTCTGATTTTGTTTGATGCGGAAGACGCGCGGATGGACCTTCTCCAGATCGAAGAGACGACGCTTGTGCTGCTCCTCGAAGTTCTCCTCGAGGATCACGTGCACGGACACATAGGTGTTGGCCTCGCCGCGCTCCTTGCGGCGCGCCATTTCGATGCGCTTCTCCAGATCGAGACGCTCCACCAGATCGCTTGATATCTCGCTCTCCGTTATGTCGCCGAGTACGCGATCCAACTCCGACTGGCGGATGTAGACCAGCATATAGGCATTGCTGCACTTGGCGTGGAACGAGATCTCGTCGTCCATGCCGCCGTAGTTCTGTTCGATTGCCTCCTGCTTGCGGCAACTGGAGACCACATCGTCGTCGAACTTAAACCAACGTCCGTCAGCCTTTGGATTAATGAAGACCACATAGTGCCCGCCATGGTTATCGCCCGAGTGCACCAGCACGGCGTGCAGAACGTAGTCCGCCAAGGTATTCTCGCTCTCGGCCAGGTAGCGATCCAGATTGATCTGTTCGTAGAACTCGAAGCGATCGTTGTACTTGATCGAGCTGTCCGTGACGGGATCGTACTGGAAGCGCATCAGGTGCAGATGCAAAACGGGTGGGAATGAAGTGAAGATGACACCCTTGCTGGCTTCCTAAATTCGCAAGATAATTACTATCTATTACTATCATGAATAAACTGGcaaatattgttttaaataGTAGCTATTTTTTCTTGGCTTTTGTTCAATTCTATTCAAATCCTGAGACTCACCTGCAAGCCATGCACACCAGCATCGTATTTGTTGTCACCCTCCAGCGTTTCGGGAGCTACGTAATCCTGGAAAGACTCGTAGATATTCTTCTTATCCTTGATGTTCAGCTGGATGTCGTAGAACGTCTCGTAACGTGTGCTGTTGTAGTCGACATTCTTGCACTTGATGTACGACGACATTTTTCCCTCGAACAGACCCGGTATGGTGCCCTCCAGGATGGTGCCCTTCATCTTCGACTCGAGCTTGTCGAGCAGCACGCGCAGAAACTCCTGGACATCGTGCTGCATGAACGAATCGAGCGTTTCCCAGCCAAAGGACTTGGTTAGCTTCTTGGTGCCAACGGGACGGTCACCGAACTGCAGTTCATGGAACACACGCTGCAGCGATAATCCAACTGATTTGGCACTATCGTCAGCCTCCGTGGGTATGCGATAAACAGACAGTCTTAGCGAATTGGTGAAGTACAATGTCTGCAGCAGCGAGTTCATATAGCAAGTGGCGCCTTGGTTTTTAAGGCCAACATAGCCTGTGTGCTTCTTGGAGTCCCACAGAACGCCATGCGGTGCATCCGCAACGACGTGAACCTCCAGGGTGATGCTGTTGTTGTGCACATAGCTCTTTTCGGAATCCTTCAGCTCCTGCCAGGTGATGAAATTCGAGTAGCCATAGTCATTCTCCTTGGAGTAGAACAAATGCTTAATGCGGGCACGCGTGAAAGGCTGTGCATCCGGCTTGTGGCACTTCAAACGCAGCTCGGCAATGGCATTGCACGACCAGGTGGGCGAATCATTCTCCCCATTGCACTGCAGAAAGAAGCCGAGCGCACGATCATTGGGTATGACCATTATCCTCCATGGCAGCATGCGAACAAACACTGGCGGCGACAGTCTCTGCGATTTCAATTGTACCACATTCTCGACGGTAAAGGAGAATGTGGTCTCCGATCGGAACTGATCCTCCTTGGACTCATCGTCAATGCCCATGGCCTCGCCGTCGCCGAACGAAGTGGAGCTACTATCTGCCAATAGTTGTTGTGGCGGCATATTGCCGTTCTCGCTGGGCAATTGGGTCACTGCACCAACGGCGTGCAATTGTGGCTGGATAAGATTCTTGAATTTCGGCAATTGAGGCGGTGAATTCCGCTGCTGTTGTGTCTGTTGAAGGTCACTGGTGAGGATCTCGACCTCTTGGGTGTCCTGGGTGTCCATTGCTTCAATAGACTGATCTgtttcaatttccattttaGTCGGCACTTGAATAGTGCTAAAATTGGCGGCACCTCCGCGGAGGATCGGATTTCTCTGGTTAGGATTGTCGCTACTCACTGGATGCGGCTTTCTACTGGACGATGGCAGCCGCTATGCGGCTTCTTCTTCGCTTTACTTTTGTTCGTCTTCTAACTTCGAATTTGTCCACTGAATAGCAAGTCCTGTCGTAAGCAAATGTTCAATTACAATGATGTACGCATAAGATGGGaagacatacatacatatcggcgcacatgtacatatatatatatatatatatacatatatattgtaCAATGACTGGATGAAATGTGGTACATACGTACTAACACTTATATGCATGTACCAACTTGCATATGGATAAATGTACAAGTCTATGTATTTTGTTTCATGCAATTTGTTGCGGCCGAGGAGGAGaaggaagaagaagcagcagcggcggaATCAGCTTTAAATGCGTCGCCGCTTCACCGTCTTCTTCTTCGCTTGCTCCGCATACGCAGGGGCATGCACTTATTTtgcgtacatatgtatgtacatccGCCGATGTACATATGGGAtgtaagtatgtatgtatgatgcTTACCTTGCTTGTTCGTTCGCGACCGCTCGCTCTCCGATTTTGCCCTATTGTggaatacaacaaaaaaaacaacaaaaaataagaagagTGGGTGGCGGAGGATATATCCGTGGGCGGGCGGCAAGGCTGTTCTCACGCACACACGATGGTTATACGgcaattcaaaatgaaatcGGCGATGTAACACAAATGTAACGTTTCGCACCCAAAATGTTGACAACAATTGCAGATTCTTTGCGTATTTTTCGCCGTATGCGTGTGCTTGCCTGCTTTCTTTCCAGCACTCGAAGTTATGGCATTTGTATGGGTGTGTGCGTTTTTCTTTTGCCTTCGCTGTTCTCTTCCGTCGCTCCGCTTGggttttttttgtaatttgtattttttacgCCCAAGCAAGGGAGCACGTTATgccgaaaacaaaacgaaaaaactAATGCTGTCACAAATGCTAAACTTTTTAGAAACGAACAGCTTTGAAGTATTTAACACGGCACTGCATCGCAGCGTTAACGTATCAATTAATattttcgcacacacacatacacatacactcGTGCAGCTGTCAAAATCGAAACGATAACGGCAGCATATGTTATCGGCGCCAGCAACGCTGCGTGCTACTCACGCGACTATCGATAGCTACCAGGGCGGCAGAAGGTGGACAGATGTAGCTAGATTGTAGCTATTTCCTCGACAGACTCCCTCGAATTAGAGGTGGACAAACATCGATGTTGGCGGACATCAATGTTTTCGATGTTTTTGGCGAAACGTGCAATTTATACACTTTTCTCCTGCGTTGCGAATGGTAAAAACATCGATTATTTCTCGAAAAACGTcgattattgttatttttcgaaGACATCGATGTTGGCATCGAACGTTTAGCTTTTTTCTAACCTAGTTTAATTTAGAAAAATTGTATTTCCGACAGCATAATATgtgttataaatattatatataatatatatatatttaaatattgaatatatttatatatattatatttatatatatatatatctaaatatatatatttttacttAACTAGAAATGAGATTTTAAAAGaccttttttattgttttaaaaatgacACATTTATGCCCTGCTGGGCTTTCAAAACCATTTGGGCCTGCAGCCTGAGCGGAGCCTGCTCCGGCCTCAGTTCCATTTGGAATTCCCTGACAAGGCGGGCGGTGAGCAGCTTCATCAGCAGCAGGGAGTACCGCCTGCCGATACAGACGTGTGGTCCGCCAGAGAAGGGAATGTAGCTGAAGGCGGGTGGGGCGTAAGCGCCATCCTCCGGCAACCAACGTTCCGGCTTGAAGGCATACGGATCCGGATAGTATTCCTTGTCGTGCGCCAATCCGTACATGTTTATCCACAGTGTGACGCCGGCGCAGTAGGTGCGTCCTCCAATCTCGGTGGACTGCGTGGTCTGGCGTCCAGTGGTGGGCACAATTGTGTGCAGGCGCAGCACCTCCTTGATCAGCGCCTCCAGATAGGGCAGCCCGTTGAGGACGTCCAGATCCATGGTTTCATCCAACGCcacatcctgcagctcctctCGCAGACGCGTTTGCGTTTCGGGAAACTTCGCTAGAGCATACAGCACAAACGACATGGAGGCCGTGGTGGTGTCCACTCCCTGAAAAGCATCGAATATAAAAGGAATAGATCGTAGTTAAAGGAAAACCCACCGCAAACACAAAGGTGTTGATCTCATCGCGAATTTCCCGCCGACTCAGCGATCGACCCTCgaatttggccaaaaggagCGTGTCCAGGAGATTGTGGGTTCTGCCCGCCGCGGGTTCTTCCTTATCCAGCAGCTTCTTGGCGCGCTTCTCGATCACCGACTCCATTAGGGTGTGGATCACCTGTAGCTGCTCGTCGAGATCCCGCCGGAGTTGCGTGCGTTGGAAGATCCAGTCGGACGAGAGGAGCGGATTGATCATGCGCTGGAAGAGGAGCTTGCTGCTCAGATGAAATGCCTGGATGATTGGCGAGTGATCCACGGACTGGGTGTTCAATTGAGCGCCCATTGAGGTGTCTGGAATGGGTGGGAAAACGGTGTAGTTGGTTACTACTCTAAGTTAgagggtatctgatagttcACAGATTGAATATACATTTAGAGTTATTAATCTCACCCACGATGGCGTCTAGGAGGCAGGCGAAGAGCGGATCAGTGACCTCCAGGAACTCTCCCCCGGTGGCCGCCAGTCGCCCGACCAAGCGCTCCACATGCCCACCAATCGCCGGAGCAAAGCTGCGCAGCAATTGGGGCTGAAACGCGGGCGTTAGGAGGCGACGCTGCCGCGTCCAATGGGCACCATGGCTGATCAGCAGACCGTTGCCGATGAGCGGCTCCAGCTGCAGAAAGGTGTCCGCCTTGCGGAGCGTGGGATCATGGAGCGCCTGGCGCGTCTCCTCCGCCGAATGGAGGAACACCCAGAGCTGTGGGCCCAGCCAGAGGCGATAGGTGGCACCGAAGCGATCGCGCAGCTCTGTGAAAACGAGAAAGATGTCTGATGAAAGACTATTGCGGATCGCTATTGCGGAGCAAGTGCACCCACATTCCGGTCGGAGTTTGCCCACCATCTGAGCATTGCCAAGGAGTGGAAATGCCCACGGACCCGGCAGACTGCTGCCCAATCGCAGCAGTGCCCACTTCCGCACCAGGATCCATATGCCCAGGGTGATCAGTAGCAGTGGCCACAGCGCCATGTAGCTGGTTGTGTTCTCCTCGAGCGATTCGATCGAACTGAATGGTTTAGCTAAATGAAACCTGATTGGCAGCTAATCTGTGCTGGAGTACATTAACCCATATCAAAAATAGTTATTTTCATTGTATTTTCAACTACGAttatgataaaaaaaaaaaacgataaaAATATAGAACTGGTAGCATAGTTAATGCCATTCCCTTTTCAAaactataataaaataaattaaatgtgtttcaaataattttattatgtatttatCAGTAATAATACAGTTAAGCCCACATGGGCTTTCTAGGGTTAAGCACTGGATCCACTAACAGATCAACGAACTGTTAACAGTTAACAGAGGCCTAGATTAGATTATCGGATTTTACTCAGACGACATTTACtggtatatataaatatatatgtaaatatatatttataaatatgcaCTTAGTTTATTGTGCCGATGGTTTATGCGGATTATTGAATGCTAACAATCGGTATTTGCTGGCTTTTTCCATCGATCAGAGAGCAATATGTAATCTGCGACTGGAACGATTGAGAAGAGTGCAGTTGTCTGCAGCTTGAACTTTGACCTTGCCAATTTAGATGCAATATCTTGAGGCGACTATGTAGGTAGAATGTTCCAATTAGATTCTTTTATAGATATAGGCTTAAATCTATCTAATTGTACGATGGTTTATTGTGAAGACACAGATATAATTATAACCTAATATCTTATTGTATTGTACATATTGTACTGCATACTTTTTGGCACCTTTGAGTATCTGAATTCACTCTCATTGCTAAAATATTGGAATATATTCGATTATAGTTGATTATATTTGATTAAATTCGATTATATTTGATTATATTGGATAATATTTGATTATATTCGATtatatttgattatatttgaatttatttgattctatttgattatatttgattatatttgcttatattttattctatttGATTATATTAGATTATATTAGATTATATTAGATTATATTAGATtatatttgattatatttgattatatttgattatatttgattatatttgattataattgattatatttgattctatttgattatatttgattatatttgattatatttgattatatttgattctatttgattatatttgaatttatttgattctatttgattatatttgattataattgattatatttgattctatttgattatatttgaatttatttgattCTATTCGATTATATTTGATTATAATTGATTATATTTGATTCTATTTGATTATATTTGCTtatatttgattatatttgattataattgattatatttgattataattgattatatttgattctatttgattatatttgattatatttgattatatttgCTTATATTTGATTCTATTTGATTATATTTGcttatatttgtttgtttttgaactAAACCATCGATGATGACCCAAAATGCCGCCCACTGTCCGCCGGGCAATTAAGAAAGTCATTTCAGTCGCCGACCAACGGTGTTGCCAATAACTGTGTGTACCACATTTCGGCAGTTGCCAACTGTTGGCCCAACCGATCGGTTCGCCACCTCCATTGGAGCCACCACCAAACCACAGAGCCACCAAACCCCCAACCTGAGCCACTATTACCACGTTGATTGCAAGTGTGCTGCCTACAAAGCACCACATTAGGCCGTAAATACGCGGCGTGGAATCGCTGACCATTTGTGGTAGCGACACTACCGATGATGCACCTGAACGTGGCCCTTTGGGCGTGCGGCGCCCTTCTGGCGGTGCTCCTCGCCTGGCAGCAGCGCAAGTGCTGGCGGCTCATCTGGCAGCTGAACGGATGGCGCGGAGTGGTCCAGCAGCCGGTGCTATGGTTCCTACTCTGCATCAATCTGCATCCCAACAGTTGAGTGAGAAGAGTGGCGGCCATTGGAATAGTTTCTTATATGGCTGGCATTCCATTGCAGGCATTCTGGAGAAGGTATCCCAGTATCGGGTGCACTTCCAGCGCCCGCTGGCCGTTCTCGTGGGCACCCGAGTCCTACTCTACATCGATGATCCGGCCGGCATGGAATGCGTCCTCAATGCGCCCGAGTGCCTGGACAAGACCTTCCTGCAGGATGGCTTCTTTGTTCGTCGCGGTCTGCTTCATGCCAGAGGTAAATAGCTGAATAGCTTAATAGCTGAATAGCTGAATAGCTTAATAGCTTAATAGCTGAATAGCTGAATAGCTTAATAGCTTAATAGCTGAATAGCTGAATAGCTGAATAGCTGAATAGCTGAATAGCTAAATAGCTGAATTGCTGAATAGAAATTTCAAAACAGCATTATTATCCTCCAAATTGAAGGGCAAAAATGGAAGTTGCGCCGCAAGCAGCTGAATCCCGCCTTCAGTCACAATATCGTGGCCAGTTTCTTCGATGTCTTCAATTCCGTGGGCAATCAGATGGTCGAACAGTTCCAATCGCAGCCGAATCTCCATGGACAGGCGGTCAAGTTCACGGCTGCCGAGGATTTGCTCAGTCGAGCTGTTCTCGAGGTGTCCTGCTGTAAGTAGCATTGACTAGCAGCTAAAAATAACCAATAAGATCTAAAACTAACTAATTAACTGGCTTAATACGCAAGTCAATTTATTTAGC encodes:
- the LOC6620313 gene encoding ubiquitin carboxyl-terminal hydrolase 7 isoform X1 encodes the protein MEIETDQSIEAMDTQDTQEVEILTSDLQQTQQQRNSPPQLPKFKNLIQPQLHAVGAVTQLPSENGNMPPQQLLADSSSTSFGDGEAMGIDDESKEDQFRSETTFSFTVENVVQLKSQRLSPPVFVRMLPWRIMVIPNDRALGFFLQCNGENDSPTWSCNAIAELRLKCHKPDAQPFTRARIKHLFYSKENDYGYSNFITWQELKDSEKSYVHNNSITLEVHVVADAPHGVLWDSKKHTGYVGLKNQGATCYMNSLLQTLYFTNSLRLSVYRIPTEADDSAKSVGLSLQRVFHELQFGDRPVGTKKLTKSFGWETLDSFMQHDVQEFLRVLLDKLESKMKGTILEGTIPGLFEGKMSSYIKCKNVDYNSTRYETFYDIQLNIKDKKNIYESFQDYVAPETLEGDNKYDAGVHGLQEASKGVIFTSFPPVLHLHLMRFQYDPVTDSSIKYNDRFEFYEQINLDRYLAESENTLADYVLHAVLVHSGDNHGGHYVVFINPKADGRWFKFDDDVVSSCRKQEAIEQNYGGMDDEISFHAKCSNAYMLVYIRQSELDRVLGDITESEISSDLVERLDLEKRIEMARRKERGEANTYVSVHVILEENFEEQHKRRLFDLEKVHPRVFRIKQNQTVDELVDMFVRGFGVSRQRMRMWNLCTAQTQKFLHFDFVAEGSRTIEQISTSQKPWVIWLQLAWTDVPGPLPPFNPKTEALLFIKYYDPRNKRLNYIGCTQQPHTRRLIDLVPDVNSKLGFDPDTELTIYDEYADKKLVNLNEPIESALFIPQDHLQGHILIFERENVDAKLDLPTVGDYFLDLVYRIEIIFSDKCNPNEPDFTLELSNRYNYDQLANAVAERLNTDPQKLQFFMCINNYKETAGNAVPYTFKGTIKDLVSYTKQSSTKRIFYQRLSLSIHELDNKKQFKCVWVSSDLKDEKELVLYPNKNDTVKGLLEEAAKKISFAENSRRKLRLMKISNHKIVAVCKDDIPLDTLLKSNESITTTQGAQKTFRIEEVPAEEMQLAENEFLIPVAHFSKELYNSFGIPFLTKARHGEPYGAVKQRIQRRLNVQDKEWENYKFCVISMGHSVDVNDNTPVDLEVYRSWTSGQLPFFGLDHINKSRKRSSLNFSEKAIKIYN
- the LOC6620313 gene encoding ubiquitin carboxyl-terminal hydrolase 7 isoform X2 → MEIETDQSIEAMDTQDTQEVEILTSDLQQTQQQRNSPPQLPKFKNLIQPQLHAVGAVTQLPSENGNMPPQQLLADSSSTSFGDGEAMGIDDESKEDQFRSETTFSFTVENVVQLKSQRLSPPVFVRMLPWRIMVIPNDRALGFFLQCNGENDSPTWSCNAIAELRLKCHKPDAQPFTRARIKHLFYSKENDYGYSNFITWQELKDSEKSYVHNNSITLEVHVVADAPHGVLWDSKKHTGYVGLKNQGATCYMNSLLQTLYFTNSLRLSVYRIPTEADDSAKSVGLSLQRVFHELQFGDRPVGTKKLTKSFGWETLDSFMQHDVQEFLRVLLDKLESKMKGTILEGTIPGLFEGKMSSYIKCKNVDYNSTRYETFYDIQLNIKDKKNIYESFQDYVAPETLEGDNKYDAGVHGLQEASKGVIFTSFPPVLHLHLMRFQYDPVTDSSIKYNDRFEFYEQINLDRYLAESENTLADYVLHAVLVHSGDNHGGHYVVFINPKADGRWFKFDDDVVSSCRKQEAIEQNYGGMDDEISFHAKCSNAYMLVYIRQSELDRVLGDITESEISSDLVERLDLEKRIEMARRKERGEANTYVSVHVILEENFEEQHKRRLFDLEKVHPRVFRIKQNQTVDELVDMFVRGFGVSRQRMRMWNLCTAQTQKFLHFDFVAEGSRTIEQISTSQKPWVIWLQLAWTDVPGPLPPFNPKTEALLFIKYYDPRNKRLNYIGCTQQPHTRRLIDLVPDVNSKLGFDPDTELTIYDEYADKKLVNLNEPIESALFIPQDHLQGHILIFERENVDAKLDLPTVGDYFLDLVYRIEIIFSDKCNPNEPDFTLELSNRYNYDQLANAVAERLNTDPQKLQFFMCINNYKETAGNAVPYTFKDLVSYTKQSSTKRIFYQRLSLSIHELDNKKQFKCVWVSSDLKDEKELVLYPNKNDTVKGLLEEAAKKISFAENSRRKLRLMKISNHKIVAVCKDDIPLDTLLKSNESITTTQGAQKTFRIEEVPAEEMQLAENEFLIPVAHFSKELYNSFGIPFLTKARHGEPYGAVKQRIQRRLNVQDKEWENYKFCVISMGHSVDVNDNTPVDLEVYRSWTSGQLPFFGLDHINKSRKRSSLNFSEKAIKIYN
- the LOC6620314 gene encoding probable cytochrome P450 311a1, with amino-acid sequence MALWPLLLITLGIWILVRKWALLRLGSSLPGPWAFPLLGNAQMVGKLRPEYIFLVFTELRDRFGATYRLWLGPQLWVFLHSAEETRQALHDPTLRKADTFLQLEPLIGNGLLISHGAHWTRQRRLLTPAFQPQLLRSFAPAIGGHVERLVGRLAATGGEFLEVTDPLFACLLDAIVDTSMGAQLNTQSVDHSPIIQAFHLSSKLLFQRMINPLLSSDWIFQRTQLRRDLDEQLQVIHTLMESVIEKRAKKLLDKEEPAAGRTHNLLDTLLLAKFEGRSLSRREIRDEINTFVFAGVDTTTASMSFVLYALAKFPETQTRLREELQDVALDETMDLDVLNGLPYLEALIKEVLRLHTIVPTTGRQTTQSTEIGGRTYCAGVTLWINMYGLAHDKEYYPDPYAFKPERWLPEDGAYAPPAFSYIPFSGGPHVCIGRRYSLLLMKLLTARLVREFQMELRPEQAPLRLQAQMVLKAQQGINVSFLKQ